A genomic segment from Cyprinus carpio isolate SPL01 chromosome A4, ASM1834038v1, whole genome shotgun sequence encodes:
- the LOC109061502 gene encoding splicing factor 45 isoform X1 gives MSLYDDLGVATSDTKTEGWSKNFKLLQSQLKVKKATLTQAKTQRMRQSNVLAPVVDLKRGSAVDDRQISDTPPHIAAGMKDSTSVGFSSGDVLIPLADEYDPMFPNDYEKVVKRHREERQRQREQERQKEIEEREKKRKERHEGGGAPSGFSRFPTEGESDEEEEYEREKKKRSIGGAAIAPPTSLVERDSSYSYDEDGRQRSKAAIPPPIFDDSDRPRSPPGPTNSFLANMGGTVAHKIMQKYGFRDGQGLGKHEQGLSTALSVEKTSKRGGKIIIGDSTEKTDASKKSETNPLTEILKCPTKVVLLRNMVGRGEVDEDLEAETKEECEKYGKVTKCVIFEISGVSDEEAVRIFLEFERVESAIKAVVDLNGRYFGGRVVKACFYNLDRFRVLDLGDQV, from the exons ATGTCTTTATATGATGATCTGGGGGTCGCTACCAGCGACACCAAAACAGAAGGATGGTCTAAAAACTTCAAACTGCTTCAGTCTCAGTTGAAAGTGAAGAAAGCTACACTGACACAAGCGAAG ACTCAGAGGATGAGACAATCCAATGTTCTAGCTCCGGTTGTTGATCTGAAGAGAGGAAGTGCTGTAGATGACAGACAGATCTCTGATACACCTCCACACATTGCTGCAGGGATGAAG gACTCGACATCAGTTGGGTTTTCATCCGGAGATGTGCTGATTCCTTTGGCTGATGAGTATGACCCCATGTTTCCCAACGACTATGAGAAAGTGGtcaagagacacagagaagaacGACAAAGACAGAGAGAACAGGAGCGACAGAAAGAgattgaggagagagagaa GAAGCGTAAAGAGAGACATGAAGGAGGGGGAGCACCAAGTGGATTTTCACGTTTCCCAACAGAAGGCGAATCAGACGAGGAGGAGGAGtatgagagagaaaagaagaagagga GTATAGGTGGAGCTGCCATCGCCCCTCCGACATCACTAGTGGAGCGAGACT CATCATATTCATATGATGAAGATGGTCGGCAGAGGTCGAAGGCAGCAATCCCACCTCCAATTTTTGATGATTCTGATAGACCACGATCTCCCCCGGGACCAACTAATTCATTCCTGGCCAATATGGG tggTACTGTGGCTCATAAAATCATGCAGAAGTATGGATTCCGAGATGGACAGGGCTTGGGGAAACACGAGCAGGGGTTGAGCACGGCGCTCTCAGTGGAGAAAACCAGCAAGCGCGGGGGAAAGATTATTATTGGAGACTCAACGGAAAAGA CGGATGCCTCAAAGAAAAGTGAGACCAACCCTCTTACAGAGATTCTCAAGTGTCCTACAAAGGTGGTTTTGCTCCGG aaCATGGTTGGAAGGGGAGAAGTGGATGAAGACCTGGAAGCTGAGACTAAGGAGGAGTGTGAGAAGTATGGGAAAGTCACCAAGTGTGTCATCTTTGAG ATCTCTGGTGTTTCTGACGAGGAGGCTGTCCGCATTTTCCTGGAGTTCGAACGAGTCGAATCAGCCATTAAAG
- the LOC109061502 gene encoding splicing factor 45 isoform X2 has product MSLYDDLGVATSDTKTEGWSKNFKLLQSQLKVKKATLTQAKTQRMRQSNVLAPVVDLKRGSAVDDRQISDTPPHIAAGMKDSTSVGFSSGDVLIPLADEYDPMFPNDYEKVVKRHREERQRQREQERQKEIEEREKKRKERHEGGGAPSGFSRFPTEGESDEEEEYEREKKKRSIGGAAIAPPTSLVERDSSYSYDEDGRQRSKAAIPPPIFDDSDRPRSPPGPTNSFLANMGGTVAHKIMQKYGFRDGQGLGKHEQGLSTALSVEKTSKRGGKIIIGDSTEKTSGSSQNVADPHGSNSADASKKSETNPLTEILKCPTKVVLLRNMVGRGEVDEDLEAETKEECEKYGKVTKCVIFEISGVSDEEAVRIFLEFERVESAIKAVVDLNGRYFGGRVVKACFYNLDRFRVLDLGDQV; this is encoded by the exons ATGTCTTTATATGATGATCTGGGGGTCGCTACCAGCGACACCAAAACAGAAGGATGGTCTAAAAACTTCAAACTGCTTCAGTCTCAGTTGAAAGTGAAGAAAGCTACACTGACACAAGCGAAG ACTCAGAGGATGAGACAATCCAATGTTCTAGCTCCGGTTGTTGATCTGAAGAGAGGAAGTGCTGTAGATGACAGACAGATCTCTGATACACCTCCACACATTGCTGCAGGGATGAAG gACTCGACATCAGTTGGGTTTTCATCCGGAGATGTGCTGATTCCTTTGGCTGATGAGTATGACCCCATGTTTCCCAACGACTATGAGAAAGTGGtcaagagacacagagaagaacGACAAAGACAGAGAGAACAGGAGCGACAGAAAGAgattgaggagagagagaa GAAGCGTAAAGAGAGACATGAAGGAGGGGGAGCACCAAGTGGATTTTCACGTTTCCCAACAGAAGGCGAATCAGACGAGGAGGAGGAGtatgagagagaaaagaagaagagga GTATAGGTGGAGCTGCCATCGCCCCTCCGACATCACTAGTGGAGCGAGACT CATCATATTCATATGATGAAGATGGTCGGCAGAGGTCGAAGGCAGCAATCCCACCTCCAATTTTTGATGATTCTGATAGACCACGATCTCCCCCGGGACCAACTAATTCATTCCTGGCCAATATGGG tggTACTGTGGCTCATAAAATCATGCAGAAGTATGGATTCCGAGATGGACAGGGCTTGGGGAAACACGAGCAGGGGTTGAGCACGGCGCTCTCAGTGGAGAAAACCAGCAAGCGCGGGGGAAAGATTATTATTGGAGACTCAACGGAAAAGA cATCAGGATCCAGTCAGAATGTGGCTGATCCACATGGCTCTAATTCAg CGGATGCCTCAAAGAAAAGTGAGACCAACCCTCTTACAGAGATTCTCAAGTGTCCTACAAAGGTGGTTTTGCTCCGG aaCATGGTTGGAAGGGGAGAAGTGGATGAAGACCTGGAAGCTGAGACTAAGGAGGAGTGTGAGAAGTATGGGAAAGTCACCAAGTGTGTCATCTTTGAG ATCTCTGGTGTTTCTGACGAGGAGGCTGTCCGCATTTTCCTGGAGTTCGAACGAGTCGAATCAGCCATTAAAG